In a genomic window of Gloeocapsopsis dulcis:
- the lepA gene encoding translation elongation factor 4, whose amino-acid sequence MTDVPAERIRNFSIIAHIDHGKSTLADRLLQTTGTVEVRQMKEQFLDNMDLERERGITIKLQAARMNYKARDGQDYVLNLIDTPGHVDFSYEVSRSLAACEGALLVVDASQGVEAQTLANVYLALEHNLEIIPVLNKIDLPGAEPNRVAGEIEEIIGLDCSGAILASAKEGIGIDEILEAIVQRVPPPRDIVNEPLRALIFDSYYDSYRGVIVYFRVMDGTVKKGDRIRLMASRKEYEIDELGVLSPTQKQVDELHAGEVGYLAAAIKAVADARVGDTITLATQPATEPLPGYTEAKPMVFCGMFPIDADQFEDLRDALDKLKLNDAALNFEPETSSAMGFGFRCGFLGLLHMEIVQERLEREYNLDLIITAPSVVYRVTTVKGEVLYIDNPSTLPAPNEREKIEEPYVQVDMITPETYVGTLMELCQNRRGFFKDMKYLTQGRTTLTYELPLAEVVTDFFDQMKSRSRGYASMEYQLIGYRENPLVKLDIMINSDPVDSLAMIVHRDKAYNVGRAMAEKLKELIPRHQFKVPIQAAIGSKVIASEHIPALRKDVLAKCYGGDISRKKKLLQKQAKGKKRMKSVGTVDVPQEAFMAVLRLDQA is encoded by the coding sequence ATGACTGACGTCCCCGCAGAGCGCATTCGTAATTTCTCTATTATTGCTCACATCGACCACGGGAAATCGACCCTTGCCGATCGCTTGCTGCAAACTACTGGCACAGTAGAAGTTCGGCAAATGAAAGAACAGTTTCTCGACAACATGGACTTGGAACGGGAGCGCGGCATTACAATTAAATTGCAAGCGGCTCGGATGAACTATAAAGCTCGCGACGGTCAAGATTATGTCTTAAATTTGATTGACACTCCAGGACACGTTGACTTTTCTTATGAAGTATCGCGGAGTTTAGCGGCGTGTGAAGGTGCATTATTGGTAGTCGATGCTTCCCAAGGGGTAGAAGCCCAAACGCTGGCAAATGTTTACCTAGCACTAGAGCATAATCTAGAAATTATCCCCGTTTTGAATAAAATCGACTTGCCAGGAGCCGAACCAAACCGTGTTGCTGGGGAAATTGAAGAAATTATTGGGCTTGATTGCAGTGGCGCAATTCTGGCTTCTGCCAAAGAAGGTATTGGTATTGATGAAATTTTAGAGGCAATTGTCCAGCGCGTCCCACCACCGAGAGATATTGTCAATGAACCTTTACGAGCATTAATTTTTGATAGCTACTACGACAGTTACCGAGGCGTGATTGTTTATTTCCGCGTGATGGATGGTACGGTCAAAAAAGGCGATCGCATTCGTCTCATGGCGTCACGAAAAGAATATGAAATTGATGAATTAGGCGTTCTTTCTCCGACTCAAAAACAAGTTGACGAACTTCACGCAGGTGAAGTAGGCTATCTTGCCGCAGCAATTAAAGCAGTAGCAGATGCACGAGTAGGCGACACAATTACCTTAGCAACGCAACCAGCAACAGAACCCTTACCAGGTTACACCGAAGCCAAGCCCATGGTTTTCTGTGGCATGTTTCCTATCGATGCGGATCAGTTTGAAGATTTGCGCGATGCGTTAGACAAGCTGAAACTCAACGACGCGGCTTTGAATTTTGAACCGGAAACTTCAAGTGCAATGGGTTTTGGCTTCCGTTGTGGCTTTTTGGGATTACTGCACATGGAAATTGTGCAAGAACGCTTAGAGCGCGAGTATAATCTCGATCTGATTATCACAGCTCCTTCTGTCGTTTACCGCGTCACAACTGTCAAAGGCGAAGTGTTGTATATCGACAATCCTAGTACGTTACCTGCTCCCAACGAACGCGAAAAAATTGAAGAACCGTACGTCCAAGTAGACATGATTACACCAGAAACCTATGTCGGGACTTTGATGGAATTGTGTCAAAATCGGCGCGGGTTCTTTAAGGATATGAAGTACTTGACACAAGGGCGGACAACACTGACGTATGAGTTGCCACTTGCAGAAGTTGTCACTGACTTTTTCGATCAGATGAAGTCGCGATCGCGCGGTTATGCCAGCATGGAGTATCAACTCATTGGCTATCGCGAAAACCCACTGGTCAAACTCGATATCATGATTAACAGCGATCCTGTTGATTCGCTAGCGATGATTGTGCATCGCGATAAAGCCTACAACGTGGGACGCGCAATGGCAGAAAAACTCAAAGAACTCATTCCTCGCCATCAATTCAAAGTTCCCATTCAAGCAGCGATCGGTAGTAAAGTGATTGCCAGCGAACACATCCCAGCTTTGCGTAAAGATGTCTTAGCTAAGTGCTACGGTGGTGACATCAGCCGTAAGAAAAAGCTGCTACAAAAGCAAGCTAAAGGTAAAAAGCGCATGAAATCTGTAGGTACTGTGGATGTACCCCAAGAGGCGTTTATGGCGGTACTACGCTTGGATCAAGCTTAG
- a CDS encoding RNA-guided endonuclease InsQ/TnpB family protein, whose translation MKQVLTVSCKLQVTQEQVTKLNDLLKVFADACEYVNRTVKEGLANELAMQSLVYNEVRALFGLPSQLAIHAIRRVAGNRKTAKQKGKPVKGFARSSATYDVRTFSFREKDWTVSLTMLGKRERFPLAIGNYQRSLLQGQNPKTATLVKRRDGSFYLNIQLESQPPKIEETNSVLGCDLGRTDICVTSSGDKYSGKQVTKIRDKYSDLRTKLQQKAARGTRGSRRRCRRLLQRLSGKERRFQSHVNHTISYRLVQKAKTNQQTIALEDLTGIRERTNELPRSKTERRKSNSWSFYQLRQYLTYKSVKFGVKLVFVNPAYTSKSCHCCGVIGNRNGKHFRCVNLACGWSGDSDLNGAKNIEAIGQLINLPGGSGALSCSWRDVVLRATENATLNRQVG comes from the coding sequence ATGAAGCAAGTCCTGACAGTATCCTGTAAGCTCCAAGTCACACAAGAACAAGTCACTAAGTTAAACGACTTGTTGAAAGTGTTTGCGGATGCTTGCGAATACGTGAATAGGACTGTGAAAGAGGGGTTGGCTAACGAACTTGCCATGCAATCGTTGGTTTACAACGAAGTTAGAGCGTTGTTTGGTTTGCCGTCCCAGTTGGCTATTCACGCTATTCGTCGAGTCGCGGGAAATCGCAAAACGGCGAAACAGAAAGGCAAGCCTGTAAAAGGGTTTGCTCGCAGTAGTGCCACTTATGATGTGAGAACGTTTAGCTTCCGCGAGAAAGACTGGACGGTTAGCCTCACCATGTTGGGCAAAAGAGAGCGATTCCCTCTCGCTATCGGTAACTATCAACGAAGTTTGCTTCAGGGGCAAAACCCTAAAACAGCCACCTTGGTAAAGCGCAGGGATGGCAGTTTTTATCTGAATATTCAACTTGAATCGCAGCCACCAAAAATAGAAGAAACTAATAGCGTACTCGGATGTGATTTGGGAAGAACAGACATTTGTGTAACAAGTTCGGGAGATAAATACAGCGGCAAACAAGTTACTAAGATTCGAGATAAATACAGTGACCTGAGAACAAAACTCCAACAAAAGGCTGCGAGAGGTACAAGGGGTAGTCGGCGTAGATGCAGACGACTCTTGCAACGGTTGTCGGGCAAGGAGCGGAGGTTTCAGAGTCACGTTAACCATACCATCAGTTACCGCTTGGTACAGAAGGCTAAAACCAATCAGCAAACTATTGCACTCGAAGATCTCACGGGAATTCGAGAGCGTACTAACGAGTTGCCCAGATCTAAAACCGAAAGACGCAAAAGCAACTCTTGGAGCTTTTACCAATTGCGCCAATACTTGACCTATAAAAGCGTTAAATTTGGCGTAAAATTGGTATTTGTAAATCCAGCCTACACATCGAAAAGCTGTCATTGTTGCGGTGTTATTGGTAATAGAAATGGCAAGCATTTTCGCTGCGTAAATTTGGCTTGTGGTTGGTCTGGTGATAGCGATTTGAACGGCGCAAAAAATATTGAAGCAATCGGGCAACTTATAAACTTGCCTGGAGGTTCGGGTGCATTATCTTGCTCTTGGCGGGATGTTGTACTTAGGGCTACTGAAAACGCTACCCTCAACCGTCAGGTAGGGTAG
- a CDS encoding ATP-binding protein produces MSNSLGSLNTNTTSLSALGAELAFLQDAEGRYLSFHWQQAQEKGLANEQIAGKTLEEVFAPVDQNSYQKKLQQVLQSRIPEQYYCLFRCGQKLFDVDIIIAPVLTANNQATTVLVMGRSRETLQQVETANSSMTTSSESLKKLLTQIARNIRRTLDLDIIWQQAVDSLGKALGATQCTIYSYLPEQGYLRAVAEYISDPTSSMLGSEFLTAQEPSFRQALTTLQPIVIEKTNQPTCTQQTQLIVATCYQDQPNGLISLLYNNTQHEQDCSRQWNATEIELVGELADQIGTAIAHATLYKELEQARQQAEEASRLKSEFLANTSHEIRTPLNGMIGFLKLILEGMADDPQEQQEFIEEAYRSAIHLLDIINDILDIAKIEAGKMELELGPVKLDELFVAVEDFTRAQAEQKNLSFHIYQPDTSDEIILHGNYQRLKQVLLNLVSNALKFTHEGGITISADIVRKKFTFQNQEFPGLVKVRVADTGIGVSLDKQDKLFQSFSQVDGSRTRQYGGTGLGLTISQKLVEAMGGTVNFYSMGEGLGSTVTFTVPLYQEPVMVSTPVESFDV; encoded by the coding sequence GTGTCTAACAGTTTAGGATCGCTCAACACGAATACGACTTCGCTATCAGCATTAGGTGCAGAGTTAGCTTTTCTACAAGACGCCGAGGGTCGTTACTTGTCTTTTCATTGGCAGCAGGCGCAGGAAAAGGGACTGGCAAACGAACAAATAGCAGGCAAGACTTTGGAAGAGGTTTTTGCTCCGGTAGACCAAAATTCTTATCAAAAAAAACTCCAGCAAGTATTACAAAGTAGGATTCCTGAGCAATATTATTGTTTATTTCGCTGTGGACAAAAGCTATTTGATGTAGATATTATCATTGCTCCTGTATTAACCGCTAACAATCAAGCAACGACAGTTTTAGTCATGGGGCGATCGCGGGAAACATTACAACAGGTAGAAACTGCGAATTCCTCCATGACGACATCTTCTGAATCTCTTAAAAAACTGTTAACACAAATTGCCCGCAATATTCGTCGAACGTTAGATTTAGATATTATTTGGCAGCAAGCAGTTGATAGCTTAGGCAAAGCTCTTGGAGCAACTCAATGCACTATTTATTCTTATCTACCAGAACAAGGCTATCTACGTGCAGTTGCAGAATATATTTCTGATCCGACTTCCTCGATGTTAGGATCGGAGTTTTTGACTGCTCAAGAACCTAGTTTCCGCCAAGCACTGACAACCTTGCAACCCATCGTTATTGAGAAAACGAATCAGCCTACTTGTACTCAACAAACGCAATTGATTGTTGCTACCTGTTATCAAGATCAACCTAATGGCTTAATTAGCTTACTGTATAACAATACTCAGCACGAGCAGGATTGCTCGCGACAGTGGAATGCTACTGAAATAGAACTGGTTGGAGAATTAGCAGATCAAATTGGGACAGCGATCGCCCATGCTACTCTTTATAAAGAACTCGAACAAGCAAGACAGCAAGCTGAAGAAGCTTCTCGCCTCAAAAGCGAGTTCCTTGCTAATACCTCTCACGAGATCCGTACGCCTCTCAACGGCATGATCGGCTTTTTAAAGTTAATTCTAGAGGGGATGGCAGACGATCCTCAAGAGCAACAAGAATTTATTGAAGAGGCATATCGTTCGGCAATTCATTTACTCGATATCATCAACGATATTTTGGATATTGCCAAGATTGAAGCGGGTAAAATGGAGCTAGAATTAGGACCTGTTAAGCTTGATGAGCTTTTTGTTGCTGTAGAAGACTTTACCAGAGCGCAAGCTGAACAAAAAAACTTGAGCTTCCATATTTATCAGCCTGATACCTCAGATGAAATTATCTTGCACGGTAATTATCAACGGTTGAAGCAAGTGCTACTCAACTTAGTGAGCAATGCACTGAAATTTACTCACGAAGGCGGAATTACAATTAGTGCAGATATTGTCCGCAAGAAGTTTACCTTTCAAAATCAGGAATTTCCAGGGCTGGTGAAAGTCCGCGTTGCTGATACGGGAATTGGCGTCTCATTAGATAAACAAGACAAACTCTTTCAATCTTTCAGTCAAGTCGATGGTTCGCGGACACGCCAATATGGTGGGACAGGTTTAGGACTAACGATTTCTCAGAAACTAGTAGAAGCGATGGGAGGTACAGTCAACTTTTACAGTATGGGCGAAGGACTCGGTTCTACAGTGACATTCACCGTACCGCTGTATCAAGAACCAGTCATGGTATCGACGCCAGTAGAATCTTTTGATGTATAG
- the ligA gene encoding NAD-dependent DNA ligase LigA, whose product MERLVEAIAPEVKQRVEELRQLVQKASYAYYVLDDPIMEDSVYDKLYRELQQLETQYPELITPDSPTQRVGEKPATQFSSVRHNVPLYSLENAFNIDELKTWQERWKRHALKEVESAEYVCELKIDGSALALTYENGVLVRGATRGDGITGEDITQNVRTIRSIPLRLNVENPPSRVEVRGEAFLPLEVFRQINQERRDAGEQLFANPRNAAAGTLRQLDSRIVAQRRLDFFAYTLHIPGMDDASIARTQWDALELLQNMGFRVNPNRKLCPTLQEVAAYYEYWDTERLNLSYLTDGVVVKINLFALQEQLGFTQKFPRWAIALKYPAQEAPTRVENIAVNVGRTGALTPLAEMRPVELAGTTVSRATLHNSDRVAQLDIRVGDTVIVRKAGEIIPEVVRVLTELRPADAKPFQMPTHCPVCSQPVVRPEGEAVTRCVNASCPAILKGAIEHWVSRDAMDITGMGEKLVQQLVNRELVHSVADLYDLNPTQLQALERMGKKSAEKLLQAIAHSKTQPWSRVLYGLGIRHVGSVNAQTLTQHFPTVEKLAIATPADIAAVYGIGAEIAQSVYQWFRIPANQALIERLQAAELQLAQKDITPVTEVKTSISGKTFVITGTLPTLKRDEAKALIQNAGGKVTESVSKKTDYVVIGEAAGSKLEKAQQLNITCLSEAEFLELLS is encoded by the coding sequence ATGGAGAGATTAGTGGAAGCGATCGCACCGGAAGTTAAACAGCGCGTTGAGGAATTACGGCAGCTCGTGCAAAAAGCAAGCTATGCCTATTATGTATTAGACGATCCTATTATGGAGGATTCAGTTTATGACAAACTCTACCGCGAGTTACAACAGCTAGAAACCCAGTATCCTGAATTAATTACACCTGATAGCCCAACACAGCGAGTCGGAGAAAAACCAGCAACGCAATTTTCCTCAGTACGTCATAATGTCCCGCTCTATAGTCTGGAAAATGCGTTTAATATTGATGAATTAAAGACTTGGCAAGAACGCTGGAAACGTCATGCACTCAAAGAGGTTGAATCAGCAGAATACGTGTGTGAGCTGAAAATTGATGGTTCCGCTTTAGCTTTAACCTATGAAAATGGTGTTTTAGTACGCGGTGCAACACGCGGTGATGGCATTACAGGAGAAGATATTACCCAAAATGTCCGAACTATTCGCTCGATTCCCTTACGTTTGAATGTAGAAAATCCTCCGAGTCGTGTAGAAGTTCGCGGCGAGGCTTTTTTACCCCTAGAGGTATTTAGACAAATTAATCAAGAACGACGCGATGCCGGAGAACAACTATTTGCCAATCCTCGCAATGCAGCTGCAGGAACTTTACGTCAACTTGATTCGCGGATTGTAGCACAACGGCGACTTGATTTTTTTGCTTATACGCTGCATATTCCAGGGATGGATGACGCAAGTATTGCACGGACACAATGGGATGCCCTGGAACTGCTGCAGAATATGGGTTTTCGCGTCAATCCCAATCGAAAACTGTGCCCGACGTTGCAGGAAGTTGCAGCATATTATGAATATTGGGATACTGAGCGATTGAATTTGTCTTACCTCACAGATGGTGTCGTCGTAAAAATTAACTTGTTTGCCTTACAAGAACAATTAGGCTTTACTCAAAAGTTTCCGCGCTGGGCGATCGCCCTCAAATATCCCGCCCAAGAAGCACCTACCCGCGTTGAAAATATTGCAGTCAATGTCGGAAGAACTGGGGCGTTAACACCATTAGCGGAGATGCGCCCTGTAGAGTTAGCCGGAACTACGGTGTCACGAGCAACATTACATAATAGCGATCGCGTCGCGCAACTTGATATTCGCGTTGGCGATACAGTGATTGTCCGCAAGGCTGGAGAAATTATTCCTGAAGTTGTACGAGTATTAACTGAACTGCGTCCTGCTGATGCGAAACCTTTCCAAATGCCAACGCATTGTCCCGTATGCAGTCAACCTGTCGTTCGTCCTGAAGGTGAAGCTGTAACGCGCTGCGTGAATGCTTCGTGCCCGGCAATTCTCAAAGGGGCAATTGAACATTGGGTAAGCCGCGATGCCATGGATATTACTGGTATGGGCGAAAAGTTGGTGCAACAATTAGTTAATCGAGAATTGGTGCATTCAGTTGCAGATTTGTACGATTTAAACCCTACACAGCTACAAGCGCTAGAACGTATGGGGAAGAAATCTGCGGAAAAATTACTACAGGCGATCGCCCACTCAAAAACACAACCTTGGTCAAGAGTATTATACGGATTAGGCATTCGTCATGTCGGCAGTGTGAATGCGCAGACTTTAACTCAACACTTTCCCACAGTAGAAAAGCTAGCTATAGCAACCCCAGCAGATATTGCCGCAGTATATGGCATTGGTGCAGAAATTGCTCAATCAGTGTATCAGTGGTTCCGCATTCCTGCCAATCAAGCTTTAATTGAAAGACTGCAAGCTGCAGAGTTACAATTAGCACAAAAAGATATAACACCAGTGACCGAAGTTAAAACTTCAATTAGTGGTAAAACCTTTGTGATTACTGGTACACTACCAACTTTGAAGCGCGATGAAGCTAAAGCATTAATTCAAAATGCTGGTGGTAAAGTGACAGAGTCTGTGAGCAAAAAAACTGATTATGTGGTTATCGGAGAAGCCGCAGGTTCTAAATTAGAAAAAGCGCAACAATTAAATATTACTT